One segment of Carya illinoinensis cultivar Pawnee chromosome 1, C.illinoinensisPawnee_v1, whole genome shotgun sequence DNA contains the following:
- the LOC122291078 gene encoding uncharacterized protein LOC122291078 isoform X1, producing MYLVSNCYIIRVPSTFECVMKFEDLLMQRGEEKQKRLDLEEEVMKLQGELNGEQALNRVLRFALEGPVSSHPSLSSLLPPQVQVLLEELAVVQEEIIWLERKIEELKLRLYQEREQNRGREIKHLRYLPQEREQNRGREIEHIRDLPKDGHLLCGPENRVVLNDQRSKSQNYDEFRKERITKERRPSLGSVSEILSMSSTRSHEEYHMSRRHTNRLSQNQCHINKETGFEKPNELSEKLMKCLIGIFLELNQTSVDREGSVIVPKLSLPCMKSKGFMAKTTFNCRTPTLLFAGNASNLDPYGVLSDFDGTVRDVGQYKNFIQITRSSLDISRLSECLPTMRRLRFLMHKLSYVDLSFLTYKQKLAFWINVYNACIMHAFLDHGLPSTQAKLLAIMNKAVVNVGGIVLNVLAIEHFILRHPWEPNQGHPDEKETLLRHAYGLGYPEPNVTFALCRGSWSSPAIRVYTPNEVVNELGRAKVEYLEASVGVTSKRKIVVPKLLQWHMRDFADDMESLLEWIYSQLPRSGSLKRLMMECLNGETRSPISRMVEIQPYESEFRYLLPS from the exons ATGTATTTGGTCTCGAACtgttatattataagagttCCTTCCACTTTTGAGTGTGTAATGAAATTTGAAGACCTACTAATGCAACGAGGAGAGGAGAAGCAGAAACGACTCGACCTCGAGGAAGAG GTCATGAAACTACAAGGAGAGCTAAATGGGGAACAGGCACTCAACAGGGTTTTGCGCTTTGCACTTGAGGGACCAGTTTCCTCCCACCCAAGTCTTTCCTCATTGCTTCCACCTCAG GTTCAAGTGCTTCTGGAAGAACTAGCAGTGGTTCAGGAAGAGATAATATGGTTGGAGAGAAAAATTGAGGAACTAAAACTAAGGTTGTACCAGGAAAGGGAACAGAACAGAGGAAGAGAAATCAAGCATTTAAGATATCTACCACAGGAGAGGGAACAGAACAGAGGAAGAGAAATCGAGCATATAAGAGATCTACCAAAAGACGGTCACTTACTATGTGGACCAGAGAACCGGGTTGTACTTAATGATCAGCGATCCAAATCACAAAATTATGATGAATTCAGGAAAGAAAGAATCACAAAGGAAAGAAGACCATCATTGGGTTCTGTATCAGAAATCCTAAGCATGTCTTCTACAAGATCCCACG AAGAATATCATATGTCAAGGAGGCATACCAATAGATTGAGCCAAAACCAATGCCATATCAATAAAGAAACTGGCTTTGAGAAACCAAATGAATTGTCAGAGAAACTAATGAAGTGCCTAATCGGCATATTTCTCGAGCTAAACCAGACATCCGTGGACAGAGAAGGATCCGTTATAGTTCCAAAGCTCTCTCTACCCTGCATGAAATCAAAAGGCTTCATGGCAAAGACCACTTTCAACTGCAGAACACCCACACTCCTATTTGCTGGCAATGCCTCAAATCTTGATCCTTACGGCGTATTGTCAGATTTCGACGGCACTGTAAGGGATGTTGGGCAATACAAGAACTTCATCCAAATCACGAGAAGCTCGTTAGACATCAGCCGATTATCAGAGTGCTTACCCACAATGAGGAGACTGAG GTTTTTGATGCACAAGCTATCTTATGTAGACTTGTCTTTCTTGACCTACAAACAGAAGTTAGCATTCTGGATAAATGTCTACAATGCCTGCATAATGCAT GCATTTCTAGATCATGGGCTACCTTCGACACAGGCAAAATTGCTGGCGATTATGAATAAG GCCGTTGTGAATGTGGGTGGAATAGTACTGAATGTTTTGGCTATCGAGCATTTTATTCTCCGACATCCATGGGAACCAAATCAA GGCCATCCGGACGAGAAAGAAACACTACTACGCCATGCTTATGGTCTGGGCTATCCAGAACCCAATGTAACATTTGCCCTGTGCCGAGGCAGTTGGTCTTCACCAGCC ATAAGAGTATACACCCCAAATGAAGTGGTGAATGAATTGGGGAGGGCAAAAGTGGAGTATTTGGAAGCTTCAGTGGGAGTGACGAGCAAGAGAAAGATTGTAGTGCCCAAGCTTTTGCAATGGCATATGAGAGATTTCGCAGATGACATGGAATCACTACTAGAATGGATTTACAGCCAATTGCCTCGTTCTGGGTCCTTAAAGAGATTGATGATGGAGTGCCTAAATGGGGAAACAAGATCTCCTATATCCAGAATGGTTGAGATCCAGCCTTATGAATCTGAGTTCCGCTACCTATTGCCTTCATAA
- the LOC122291078 gene encoding uncharacterized protein LOC122291078 isoform X2 codes for MQVQVLLEELAVVQEEIIWLERKIEELKLRLYQEREQNRGREIKHLRYLPQEREQNRGREIEHIRDLPKDGHLLCGPENRVVLNDQRSKSQNYDEFRKERITKERRPSLGSVSEILSMSSTRSHEEYHMSRRHTNRLSQNQCHINKETGFEKPNELSEKLMKCLIGIFLELNQTSVDREGSVIVPKLSLPCMKSKGFMAKTTFNCRTPTLLFAGNASNLDPYGVLSDFDGTVRDVGQYKNFIQITRSSLDISRLSECLPTMRRLRFLMHKLSYVDLSFLTYKQKLAFWINVYNACIMHAFLDHGLPSTQAKLLAIMNKAVVNVGGIVLNVLAIEHFILRHPWEPNQGHPDEKETLLRHAYGLGYPEPNVTFALCRGSWSSPAIRVYTPNEVVNELGRAKVEYLEASVGVTSKRKIVVPKLLQWHMRDFADDMESLLEWIYSQLPRSGSLKRLMMECLNGETRSPISRMVEIQPYESEFRYLLPS; via the exons ATGCAGGTTCAAGTGCTTCTGGAAGAACTAGCAGTGGTTCAGGAAGAGATAATATGGTTGGAGAGAAAAATTGAGGAACTAAAACTAAGGTTGTACCAGGAAAGGGAACAGAACAGAGGAAGAGAAATCAAGCATTTAAGATATCTACCACAGGAGAGGGAACAGAACAGAGGAAGAGAAATCGAGCATATAAGAGATCTACCAAAAGACGGTCACTTACTATGTGGACCAGAGAACCGGGTTGTACTTAATGATCAGCGATCCAAATCACAAAATTATGATGAATTCAGGAAAGAAAGAATCACAAAGGAAAGAAGACCATCATTGGGTTCTGTATCAGAAATCCTAAGCATGTCTTCTACAAGATCCCACG AAGAATATCATATGTCAAGGAGGCATACCAATAGATTGAGCCAAAACCAATGCCATATCAATAAAGAAACTGGCTTTGAGAAACCAAATGAATTGTCAGAGAAACTAATGAAGTGCCTAATCGGCATATTTCTCGAGCTAAACCAGACATCCGTGGACAGAGAAGGATCCGTTATAGTTCCAAAGCTCTCTCTACCCTGCATGAAATCAAAAGGCTTCATGGCAAAGACCACTTTCAACTGCAGAACACCCACACTCCTATTTGCTGGCAATGCCTCAAATCTTGATCCTTACGGCGTATTGTCAGATTTCGACGGCACTGTAAGGGATGTTGGGCAATACAAGAACTTCATCCAAATCACGAGAAGCTCGTTAGACATCAGCCGATTATCAGAGTGCTTACCCACAATGAGGAGACTGAG GTTTTTGATGCACAAGCTATCTTATGTAGACTTGTCTTTCTTGACCTACAAACAGAAGTTAGCATTCTGGATAAATGTCTACAATGCCTGCATAATGCAT GCATTTCTAGATCATGGGCTACCTTCGACACAGGCAAAATTGCTGGCGATTATGAATAAG GCCGTTGTGAATGTGGGTGGAATAGTACTGAATGTTTTGGCTATCGAGCATTTTATTCTCCGACATCCATGGGAACCAAATCAA GGCCATCCGGACGAGAAAGAAACACTACTACGCCATGCTTATGGTCTGGGCTATCCAGAACCCAATGTAACATTTGCCCTGTGCCGAGGCAGTTGGTCTTCACCAGCC ATAAGAGTATACACCCCAAATGAAGTGGTGAATGAATTGGGGAGGGCAAAAGTGGAGTATTTGGAAGCTTCAGTGGGAGTGACGAGCAAGAGAAAGATTGTAGTGCCCAAGCTTTTGCAATGGCATATGAGAGATTTCGCAGATGACATGGAATCACTACTAGAATGGATTTACAGCCAATTGCCTCGTTCTGGGTCCTTAAAGAGATTGATGATGGAGTGCCTAAATGGGGAAACAAGATCTCCTATATCCAGAATGGTTGAGATCCAGCCTTATGAATCTGAGTTCCGCTACCTATTGCCTTCATAA
- the LOC122291072 gene encoding AP3-complex subunit beta-A — MFPQFGATAETLSKASTMVFRIGTDAHLYDDPEDVNIAPLLESKFDSEKCEALKRLLALIAQGFDVSNFFPQVVKNVASQSLEVKKLVYLYLLHYAEKRPNEALLSINCFQKDLGDPNALVRGWALRTMAGIRLHVIAPLVLMAVGKCARDASVYVRKCAANALPKLYDLRLEEHNSAIEEIVGILLNDHSPGVLGAAAAAFASICPNNFSLIGQNYQRLCEILLDVEEWGQIILIGILLRFVIAKHGLVRESIMFSLCCTESSNSEKDGSTTEISIKEDPGFLCGGNNFGLDVDVSGDNDLLASMVSRCYIERPDEYLSRSSYTNRGPELNVAQFTSGKSNNDVKILLQCTSPLLWSNNSAVVLAAGGVHWIMAPREDLKRIVKPLLFVLRSSSASKYVVLCNIQVFAKAMPSLFAPHFEDFFICSSDSYQIKALKLEILSSIATDSSISFIFKEFQDYVRDPDRRFAADTVAAIGLCAQRLPKTANTCLQGLLALTRLEFLSSDIGSVEGEAGVLIQAIMSIRSIIKQDPPSHEKVIIQLIRSLDSIKVPAARAMIIWIAGEYCSLGDTIPRMLTTVLSYLAWHFTTEALETKLQILNSMVKVLLCAEGEDLWSFKRVLNYVLELAECDLNYDVRDRARFLKKILSSNLNPQGLEEEANVSPQHKELSHVLAEHIFGGQTKPVSPEPMNCRFYLPGSLSQIVLHAAPGYEPLPKPCSLLHDDIDLSNACQGTNALESAKNSDFYDTDDHGSLSGSLDEESTSDYSRQDSITKSSVSSGGDGTGSANDDDDSVDLLIQISDVGNACENQNGFSHSGSADLRELISKRGLESWLNDQPGLSSASTSEPSEVSISTARISMGDIGRRVKTKSYTLLDPANGNGLKVDYTFSSEVSTISHHLVCVEVFIKNCSSEAMSDIFLQDDESSKGSYSADQTIVATDSSLASHNDIPIIVSMEEITSLEPGQTARGIIQVRFHHHLLPLKLALFCNGKKFPVKLRPDIGYFVKPFPMDIQAFTNKESRLPGMFEYARSCKFTDHIGELNKGKGENLVTKDTFLVICECLALKMLGNANLFLVSVDMPIAANLDDASGLCLRFSSEILSNSIPCLITITVEGKCYDPLKVSIKVNCEETVFGLNMLNRVVNFLAESSQAHL, encoded by the exons ATGTTCCCCCAATTTGGAGCCACTGCGGAGACTCTGAGCAAGGCGTCGACGATGGTGTTCCGGATCGGAACGGATGCACACCTGTACGATGATCCGGAGGATGTAAACATTGCCCCGCTCCTTGAGAGCAAGTTCGACTCCGAGAAGTGCGAGGCTCTCAAGCGATTACTCGCTCTCATTGCCCAGGGCTTCGACGTCTCCAATTTCTTCCCCCAG GTTGTTAAAAACGTGGCGTCTCAGTCATTGGAAGTAAAGAAGCTGGTTTACTTGTACCTGCTCCATTACGCGGAAAA GCGTCCAAATGAAGCGTTGCTATCTATTAACTGCTTCCAAAAGGACTTGGGGGATCCAAATGCTTTAGTGCGGGGGTGGGCACTTCGAACCATGGCCGGAATCCGGCTACATGTAATTGCACCTCTTGTTCTGATGGCTGTGGGAAAGTGTGCTAGAGATGCTTCTGTTTATGTTAGAAAATGTGCTGCCAATGCCCTTCCCAAGCTGTATGATTTGCGCCTAGAGGAACATAACTCTGCAATTGAAGAG ATTGTTGGCATATTGTTAAATGACCATTCCCCTGGAGTACTTGGAGCTGCAGCTGCAGCATTTGCTTCAATTTGCCCAAATAATTTTTCTCTGATTGGACAAAATTATCAGAGGTTATGTGAGATTCTTCTTGATGTGGAAGAGTGGGGGCAGATAATCTTAATTGGGATCCTTTTGCGCTTTGTAATAGCGAAACATGGGCTTGTTAGAGAATCCATTATGTTTTCTTTGTGTTGTACAGAGAGTTCCAATTCTGAAAAGGATGGCTCCACTACCGAAATTTCAATAAAAGAAGACCCAGGATTTTTGTGTGGGGGTAATAACTTTGGATTAGATGTTGATGTGAGCGGGGATAATGACTTGTTAGCAAGCATGGTATCCAGGTGTTATATTGAAAGGCCGGATGAATACTTATCACGGTCAAGTTACACAAATAGGGGTCCTGAACTGAATGTTGCCCAATTTACATCTGGAAAAAGTAACAATGATGTGAAGATCCTGCTGCAGTGTACATCCCCATTGTTATGGAGTAATAATAGTGCTGTGGTACTTGCAGCTGGTGGTGTGCATTGGATAATGGCGCCAAGGGAGGATCTCAAAAGAATTGTCAAACCACTCTTATTTGTTCTGAGATCATCCAGTGCCTCGAAATATGTG GTTCTCTGCAACATTCAAGTCTTTGCCAAAGCTATGCCTTCTCTATTTGCTCCACACTTTGAAGATTTCTTCATATGTTCTTCAGATTCTTATCAAATAAAAGCTTTGAAGCTTGAGATACTCTCTTCCATTGCTACAGATTCGtccatttcatttatttttaaagaatttcaG GATTATGTTAGAGATCCAGACAGGAGATTTGCTGCTGATACTGTTGCTGCAATTGGTTTATGTGCACAACGACTTCCAAAAACGGCAAACACATGCTTGCAAGGGCTGTTGGCTCTGACTAGACTGG AATTTTTGTCGAGTGACATCGGATCTGTGGAGGGAGAAGCTGGTGTTTTGATTCAAGCAATAATGTCCATTAGGTCAATCATAAAGCAAGATCCACCCAGTCATGAGAAG GTAATAATTCAGTTGATTCGTAGTTTGGATTCAATCAAGGTACCTGCAGCCCGTGCAATGATTATTTGGATTGCAGGGGAGTATTGCTCTTTGGGGGATACAATACCCAGGATGTTGACCACAGTACTCAGTTATCTTGCTTGGCACTTCACCACAGAAGCATTGGAAACAAAGCTCCAGATACTTAATTCTATGGTGAAG GTATTATTATGTGCAGAAGGAGAAGATCTTTGGAGCTTCAAAAGAGTCTTAAATTATGTACTTGAATTGGCTGAGTGCGACTTGAACTATGATGTTCGTGACCGTGCACGTTTTTTAAAGAAGATTTTGTCATCTAATTTAAATCCTCAAGGACTCGAGGAAGAAGCAAATGTTAGTCCCCAACACAAGGAGCTATCACATGTACTTGCAGAACACATATTTGGGGGACAGACAAAGCCAGTGTCCCCTGAACCCATGAACTGCCGGTTTTATCTTCCTGGTTCTCTTTCACAGATAGTTCTCCATGCAGCTCCAGGGTATGAACCCCTTCCAAAACCTTGTAGTCTGCTACATGATGACATCGACCTCTCTAATGCATGTCAAGGGACAAATGCCTTGGAGAGTGCCAAAAATAGTGACTTCTATGACACAGATGATCATGGCTCATTATCTGGGTCTTTGGATGAGGAAAGCACTTCTGATTATAGTCGGCAGGATTCTATTACCAAATCAAGCGTCAGCTCTGGTGGTGATGGGACCGGCTCTGCAAATGACGATGATGACAGTGTGGATCTACTGATTCAGATTTCAGATGTTGGCAATGCTTGTGAAAATCAGAATGGATTTTCTCACTCTGGGTCTGCCGATTTGAGGGAATTGATATCGAAGAGAGGTCTTGAATCCTGGttaaatgatcagcctggtttATCCAGTGCGAGTACATCAGAACCAAGTGAAGTCTCTATATCTACAGCAAGAATCTCCATGGGGGATATTGGACGCCGGGTTAAAACGAAGAGCTACACACTCTTAGATCCTGCAAATGGAAATGGGTTGAAGGTGGATTATACATTTTCATCTGAAGTTTCGACCATATCCCATCATCTTGTATGTGTAGaagttttcataaaaaattgttCTTCAGAGGCCATGTCTGACATTTTTTTACAAGATGACGAATCTAGCAAAGGCTCCTATTCTGCAGATCAAACAATAGTTGCTACTGACAG CTCTTTGGCATCCCATAATGACATACCGATTATAGTTTCTATGGAAGAGATCACTTCCCTGGAACCTGGTCAGACAGCAAGGGGGATTATCCAGGTTCGCTTTCATCATCATTTATTGCCTCTGAAACTCGCCTTATTTTGCAATGGCAAGAAGTTTCCAGTTAAGTTGCGGCCAGACATTGGATATTTTGTAAAACCATTTCCAATGGATATCCAAGCCTTTACCAATAAAGAATCTCGTCTCCCAGGAATGTTTGAATATGCAAGGAG TTGCAAGTTCACCGATCACATAGGGGAGCTAAACAAGGGCAAGGGCGAGAACCTAGTAACAAAAGACACCTTTCTTGTAATCTGTGAGTGCCTAGCATTAAAGATGCTTGGGAATGCAAATCTTTTCCTTGTATCAGTGGATATGCCGATTGCTGCCAATCTTGATGATGCATCTGGTTTATGCTTACGATTCAGCAGTGAGATCTTGAGCAACTCAATTCCCTGCTTGATTACCATTACTGTTGAAGGAAAGTGCTACGACCCATTGAAAGTGTCCATTAAAGTCAACTGTGAGGAAACTGTATTCGGTTTAAATATGTTGAACAGAGTTGTGAATTTCTTAGCCGAGTCGTCTCAAGCTCACTTATAA